A region from the Algoriphagus machipongonensis genome encodes:
- a CDS encoding Nif3-like dinuclear metal center hexameric protein yields MKKPQSDRRDFLLKTSAILGTGIFLNPLDLFAASRKAEYTVGEIMDLFISQVPNSPFSPTVDTLKSGNRDQKVTGIVTTMFATLTVIRKAIELKANFIIVHEPTFYNHLDETAWLDGDPVYEFKKNLLEEHGIAVWRNHDYVHRLQIDGVQKGVVDELGWNAYYKQNAVFNLPETTLGNLISHIKEKMGVPALRYVGNLDQKASKILLLPGAIGGRRQIELIMQEKPDVLICGESPEWETPEYVRNANEMGEKLGLIVIGHSASEEGGSEFMKTWIEENVPGMPVTHFASGNSLQVL; encoded by the coding sequence ATGAAGAAGCCCCAATCCGACCGACGTGATTTCCTTTTAAAAACCTCTGCCATTTTGGGAACAGGTATTTTTCTAAATCCATTGGATCTTTTTGCTGCTTCCAGAAAAGCTGAATACACCGTTGGAGAAATCATGGATCTCTTTATTTCCCAAGTTCCCAATTCGCCTTTCAGCCCTACGGTTGATACGCTGAAATCTGGGAATCGCGATCAAAAAGTCACTGGGATAGTTACTACCATGTTTGCGACTTTGACAGTAATCCGTAAAGCCATTGAGCTCAAGGCGAACTTTATCATCGTACACGAACCCACTTTCTACAATCATTTAGATGAAACAGCCTGGCTGGATGGAGATCCGGTTTACGAATTCAAGAAAAACCTTCTGGAGGAACATGGGATTGCTGTTTGGCGAAATCACGATTATGTCCATAGACTCCAAATCGATGGGGTACAAAAAGGTGTGGTCGATGAACTGGGTTGGAATGCGTATTACAAACAAAATGCGGTATTTAACCTTCCAGAAACAACCCTGGGAAATCTTATCAGCCACATCAAAGAAAAGATGGGAGTTCCGGCTTTGAGATATGTAGGTAACTTGGATCAAAAAGCTTCCAAAATCCTACTTCTTCCCGGTGCCATTGGAGGCAGAAGACAGATTGAATTGATCATGCAGGAAAAACCTGATGTGTTGATTTGCGGAGAAAGCCCGGAATGGGAAACTCCGGAATATGTCAGAAATGCGAATGAAATGGGCGAGAAATTAGGTTTGATTGTGATTGGGCATTCTGCCAGTGAAGAAGGCGGTTCGGAGTTTATGAAAACTTGGATTGAAGAGAATGTTCCGGGAATGCCGGTTACTCATTTTGCTTCAGGAAATTCTTTACAGGTTTTGTAA